In Ptychodera flava strain L36383 chromosome 17, AS_Pfla_20210202, whole genome shotgun sequence, one genomic interval encodes:
- the LOC139116582 gene encoding uncharacterized protein produces MNISSFMRVEGALHTNGADAPHQYSGGGSGGSLSIITKRLEGMGSIQVNGGNGHGGGSGGRLALYYEEDDFDGVFESAGGSGENEHGAAGTVYLKKISEDEESTPSAFIMTLTC; encoded by the exons ATGAATATCAGTAGTTTCATGAGggttgagggcgctcttcacaCTAATGGAGCTGACGCACCACACCAATACTCTGGTGGTGGAAGTGGTGGTAGTTTAAGCATTATCACGAAAAGACTTGAGGGAATGGGTAGTATTCAG GTTAACGGTGGTAATGGCCATGGTGGTGGCAGTGGGGGACGGTTAGCCCTCTACTATGAGGAGGATGACTTTGATGGCGTCTTTGAGTCGGCAGGAGGAAGTGGTGAGAATGAACATGGCGCTGCAGGAACAGTCTATCTGAAGAAGATCTCTGAAGATGAGGAGTCAACACCCTCCGCATTTATAATGACTTTGACTTGCTGA